In the Pseudomonas sp. DTU_2021_1001937_2_SI_NGA_ILE_001 genome, one interval contains:
- the mlaD gene encoding outer membrane lipid asymmetry maintenance protein MlaD, giving the protein MQNRAIETGVGLFLLAGILALLLLALRVSGLSTSATSDTYKLYAYFDNIAGLTVRAKVSMAGVTIGRVTAIDLDRDTFTGRVTMEIQKSVDNLPSDSTASILTAGLLGEKYVGISVGGDNTLLKDGGTIHDTQSSLVLEDLIGKFLLNTVSKEAK; this is encoded by the coding sequence ATGCAAAACCGCGCCATCGAAACCGGTGTCGGACTGTTCCTGCTGGCCGGCATCCTGGCCCTGCTCCTGCTGGCCCTGCGTGTCAGTGGTCTGAGCACCAGCGCGACCAGCGACACCTATAAACTTTACGCCTACTTCGACAATATCGCCGGTTTGACTGTCAGAGCCAAGGTGAGCATGGCAGGTGTGACCATCGGCCGGGTGACGGCGATCGATCTGGATCGTGACACCTTCACCGGTCGGGTGACCATGGAAATCCAGAAGTCGGTCGACAACCTGCCTTCCGATTCCACGGCTTCGATCCTCACCGCCGGTCTGCTGGGTGAGAAATATGTCGGTATCAGCGTGGGTGGCGACAACACCCTGCTCAAGGATGGCGGAACGATCCACGACACCCAGTCGTCCCTGGTGCTCGAAGACCTGATCGGTAAATTCCTGCTCAACACCGTGAGCAAAGAAGCCAAATAA
- the mlaE gene encoding lipid asymmetry maintenance ABC transporter permease subunit MlaE has product MRKKSIMERIRLLGRSAIDVVTVLGRSGIFLANALLGRSSVGSGFQLLVRQLYSVGVMSLIIIVVSGMFIGMVLALQGFSILTKYGSEQAVGQMVALTLLRELAPVVAALLFAGRAGSALTAEIGNMKSTEQLSSLEMIGVDPLKYIIAPRLWAGFISLPVLTLIFSVVGIWGGSWVAIDWLGVYEGSFWSNMQSSVSFTDDVLNGLIKSVVFALVVTWIAVFQGYDCDPTSEGISRATTRTVVYASLAVLGLDFILTALMFGDF; this is encoded by the coding sequence ATGCGCAAGAAATCAATCATGGAGCGTATCCGCCTGCTCGGGCGCTCGGCCATCGATGTGGTGACCGTGCTCGGTCGTTCCGGCATCTTCCTGGCCAATGCCCTGCTCGGGCGCAGCAGCGTCGGCAGCGGTTTCCAACTGCTGGTTCGGCAGCTGTATTCGGTAGGGGTGATGTCGCTGATCATCATCGTCGTTTCGGGCATGTTCATCGGCATGGTGCTGGCCTTGCAGGGCTTCAGCATCCTCACCAAGTACGGTTCGGAGCAGGCGGTGGGGCAGATGGTCGCCCTGACCCTGCTGCGCGAGCTGGCCCCGGTGGTCGCTGCGCTGCTGTTCGCCGGGCGTGCCGGTTCGGCACTGACCGCCGAAATCGGCAACATGAAATCCACCGAGCAGCTGTCGAGCCTGGAAATGATCGGTGTCGACCCGCTCAAGTACATCATTGCGCCGCGCCTTTGGGCCGGCTTCATCTCGCTGCCGGTGCTGACCCTGATTTTCAGCGTGGTGGGGATCTGGGGAGGCTCGTGGGTGGCCATCGACTGGCTCGGCGTCTATGAAGGATCGTTCTGGTCCAACATGCAGAGCAGCGTTTCCTTTACCGACGATGTGCTCAATGGCCTCATCAAAAGCGTCGTATTTGCCTTGGTAGTGACCTGGATCGCCGTTTTCCAGGGTTATGACTGCGATCCCACCTCCGAGGGGATCAGTCGGGCCACGACCCGGACCGTGGTATACGCCTCGCTGGCAGTGCTGGGCCTGGACTTTATTCTGACCGCCTTGATGTTTGGAGACTTCTGA
- a CDS encoding ATP-binding cassette domain-containing protein has translation MSADDAYAVELKGVTFKRGARSIFNDVDIRIPKGKVTGIMGPSGCGKTTLLRLMGAQLRPDTGEVWVNGQNLPQLSRGDLFDARKRMGVLFQSGALFTDLDVFENVAFPLRVHTELPEDMIRDIVLLKLQAVGLRGAVELMPDELSGGMKRRVALARAIAMDPEILMYDEPFVGQDPIAMGVLVRLIRLLNDALGITSIVVSHDLTETASIADYLYVVGDGQVLGQGTPQELMASDNPRIRQFMTGEPDGPVPFHYPASDFREDLLGKR, from the coding sequence ATGAGTGCCGATGACGCTTACGCGGTCGAATTGAAGGGCGTTACCTTCAAGCGCGGTGCCCGCAGCATTTTCAACGATGTCGATATCCGTATTCCCAAGGGCAAGGTCACCGGGATCATGGGCCCATCGGGCTGTGGTAAGACCACGCTGCTGCGCCTGATGGGCGCCCAGCTGCGCCCGGATACCGGTGAGGTCTGGGTCAATGGCCAGAACCTGCCGCAATTGTCGCGTGGCGACCTGTTCGATGCGCGCAAGCGCATGGGCGTGCTGTTCCAGAGTGGCGCGTTGTTCACCGACCTGGACGTGTTCGAGAACGTGGCCTTCCCCCTGCGGGTGCACACCGAACTGCCGGAGGACATGATCCGCGACATCGTGCTGCTCAAGCTGCAGGCCGTTGGTCTGCGCGGTGCGGTCGAACTGATGCCCGACGAGCTGTCCGGCGGCATGAAGCGCCGGGTCGCCCTGGCCCGTGCCATCGCCATGGACCCCGAGATCCTGATGTACGACGAGCCGTTCGTCGGCCAGGACCCCATTGCCATGGGCGTTCTGGTGCGTCTTATCCGTCTACTCAACGATGCCCTGGGAATCACCAGCATCGTGGTCTCCCACGATCTGACCGAAACCGCGAGCATCGCCGATTACCTCTATGTGGTCGGCGATGGCCAGGTGCTGGGGCAGGGTACGCCGCAAGAGCTGATGGCCTCGGATAACCCGCGCATTCGCCAGTTCATGACCGGTGAGCCGGATGGTCCCGTACCTTTTCACTATCCGGCCTCGGATTTTCGCGAAGACCTGTTGGGGAAGCGCTGA
- a CDS encoding KpsF/GutQ family sugar-phosphate isomerase, translated as MSQSSDLIQSAQRTIRLEIEAIESLLGHIDGDFVRACELILASKGRVVVVGMGKSGHIGNKIAATLASTGTPAFFVHPAEASHGDMGMITRDDIILALSNSGTTSEIVTLLPLIKRLGIRMISLTGNPESTLAKAADVNLNARVEQEACPLNLAPTSSTTAALVMGDALAVALLEARGFTAEDFAFSHPGGALGRRLLLKVEHVMHSGDTLPSVPRGTSLRDALLEMTRKGLGMTAIVEPDGRLAGIFTDGDLRRTLDRALDIRQASIDQVMTVHGKTVRAEMLAAEALKIMEDHKINALIVVDQEDRPVGAFNLQDLVRAGVM; from the coding sequence ATGAGCCAATCCAGCGACCTGATCCAATCCGCACAGCGCACCATCCGCCTAGAGATAGAAGCCATCGAGAGCCTGCTGGGACACATCGATGGCGATTTCGTGCGTGCCTGCGAGCTGATCCTGGCCAGCAAAGGCCGGGTCGTGGTGGTCGGCATGGGCAAGTCGGGACACATCGGCAACAAGATCGCCGCCACCCTGGCCAGCACCGGAACCCCGGCGTTCTTCGTCCACCCTGCCGAAGCCAGCCATGGCGACATGGGGATGATCACGCGTGACGATATCATTCTGGCCCTGTCCAATTCTGGAACCACCAGCGAGATCGTCACCCTGCTGCCGCTGATCAAGCGCCTGGGCATCCGCATGATCAGCCTGACCGGCAATCCGGAGTCGACCCTGGCCAAGGCCGCCGACGTCAACCTCAATGCGCGCGTCGAACAGGAAGCCTGCCCGCTGAACCTGGCACCGACCTCCTCGACCACCGCCGCCCTGGTGATGGGCGACGCACTGGCTGTCGCACTGCTCGAAGCGCGTGGCTTCACCGCCGAGGATTTCGCTTTCTCGCACCCCGGCGGTGCGCTGGGGCGGCGCCTGCTGCTCAAGGTCGAACACGTCATGCACAGCGGTGACACCCTGCCCAGCGTCCCGCGCGGCACCTCGCTGCGCGACGCCCTGCTGGAAATGACCCGCAAGGGCCTGGGCATGACCGCCATCGTCGAACCCGACGGCCGCCTGGCCGGAATATTTACCGACGGCGACCTGCGCCGCACCCTGGACCGCGCCCTGGACATCCGCCAGGCCAGCATCGACCAGGTGATGACCGTGCACGGCAAGACGGTGCGCGCCGAGATGCTCGCCGCCGAGGCGCTGAAGATCATGGAAGATCACAAGATCAACGCACTGATCGTCGTCGACCAGGAAGATCGCCCGGTGGGCGCCTTCAACCTGCAGGACCTGGTCAGAGCCGGGGTGATGTAA
- the kdsC gene encoding 3-deoxy-manno-octulosonate-8-phosphatase KdsC, with product MENHAVNEQLQQRGQRIRLAVFDVDGVLTDGRLYFLEDGSEFKTFNTLDGQGIKMLIASGVTTAIISGRKTPVVERRAKNLGIAHLYQGREDKLVVLDQLLGELNLTYEEVAYLGDDLPDLPVIRRVGLGMAVANAAPFVRQHAHGVTQARGGEGAAREFCELILAAQGKLDAALAAYL from the coding sequence ATGGAGAATCACGCAGTGAACGAACAATTGCAGCAACGCGGCCAACGCATCCGCCTGGCAGTCTTCGACGTCGATGGAGTACTGACCGACGGCCGTCTGTACTTCTTGGAAGACGGCAGCGAATTCAAGACCTTCAACACCCTCGACGGCCAGGGCATCAAGATGCTCATCGCTTCGGGTGTCACAACGGCTATCATTAGCGGACGCAAGACACCGGTGGTCGAGCGCCGAGCGAAGAATCTCGGCATCGCGCACCTGTACCAGGGCCGCGAAGACAAACTGGTGGTACTCGACCAGCTGCTTGGCGAACTGAACCTGACCTACGAAGAAGTCGCCTACCTGGGTGACGATCTGCCAGACTTGCCGGTGATCCGCCGCGTCGGTTTGGGGATGGCCGTGGCCAATGCCGCGCCCTTCGTTCGCCAGCACGCCCATGGCGTGACCCAGGCTCGCGGTGGCGAAGGTGCCGCACGCGAGTTCTGCGAACTGATTCTCGCTGCCCAGGGCAAGCTGGATGCCGCCCTGGCCGCTTATCTGTAG
- the lptC gene encoding LPS export ABC transporter periplasmic protein LptC — protein sequence MLSKKIRTYLVLGALALLLAAAGYWNVSPESFMDQPAQVADDTAIDYYVINARSVQYLPDGKVQYEMTADKVEHLKATEVSLVTTPDLQMYRGTLYPWHVQSTRAEVSPSGDQVELIDNVRVARTDEKQRATIITSSRMTVFPQKQYAQTEQAVKIDAAGGVSTAVGMKAYLKDGRMDLLSKVRGQYDAR from the coding sequence ATGCTCAGCAAAAAGATCCGCACTTACCTGGTTCTCGGCGCTCTCGCCCTGCTGCTGGCTGCAGCCGGCTACTGGAACGTCAGCCCGGAAAGTTTCATGGACCAGCCGGCACAAGTGGCCGACGACACGGCCATCGACTATTACGTCATCAATGCGCGCAGCGTGCAGTACCTGCCCGACGGCAAGGTCCAGTACGAGATGACCGCCGACAAGGTCGAGCACCTGAAGGCCACCGAGGTGTCCCTGGTGACCACCCCGGACCTGCAGATGTACCGTGGCACGCTCTACCCCTGGCATGTGCAGAGTACCCGTGCCGAGGTCTCGCCCTCCGGGGACCAGGTGGAGCTGATCGACAACGTTCGCGTGGCGCGCACCGATGAAAAGCAACGCGCGACCATCATCACCAGCAGTCGGATGACTGTATTCCCACAGAAGCAATATGCGCAGACCGAGCAAGCCGTTAAAATCGACGCCGCCGGCGGTGTCAGCACGGCGGTCGGGATGAAAGCCTATTTGAAAGACGGCAGGATGGACCTGTTGTCCAAAGTAAGAGGACAGTATGACGCTCGTTAA
- the lptA gene encoding lipopolysaccharide transport periplasmic protein LptA — MTLVKTLPLLLGLGAALGSASAWSLPTDRDQPIHIQSDDAQLDDKKGIATYKGNVIITQGSMKITGNTVTITRNAQGEVDVFTSVGNLAYYEQKPAVDKPIVQAYAVTIQYYAAQDRIVLIDKAKVINDGNTSEGEKIVYDTVRQVVSAGRATGNQVTAPRPRIDMVIQPKKKTEQQQKAQ, encoded by the coding sequence ATGACGCTCGTTAAAACCCTCCCTTTATTGCTCGGCCTGGGCGCAGCACTGGGAAGCGCGAGCGCCTGGTCCCTGCCGACCGACCGTGATCAGCCGATCCACATCCAGTCCGACGACGCGCAGCTGGACGACAAAAAAGGCATCGCCACCTATAAAGGCAACGTAATCATCACCCAGGGCTCGATGAAGATCACCGGCAACACCGTGACCATCACCCGCAATGCCCAGGGCGAAGTCGACGTGTTCACTTCGGTGGGCAACCTGGCCTATTACGAGCAGAAGCCCGCGGTGGACAAGCCCATCGTCCAGGCCTATGCCGTCACCATCCAGTACTACGCGGCGCAGGATCGCATCGTGCTGATCGACAAGGCCAAGGTCATCAACGACGGCAACACCTCCGAAGGCGAGAAGATCGTCTACGACACCGTGCGCCAGGTCGTCAGTGCCGGCCGCGCCACAGGCAACCAGGTCACCGCGCCACGTCCGCGCATCGACATGGTCATCCAGCCGAAAAAGAAAACCGAACAGCAGCAGAAGGCGCAGTAA
- the lptB gene encoding LPS export ABC transporter ATP-binding protein → MATLKAQHLAKSYKSRQVVRDVSLSIDSGQIVGLLGPNGAGKTTCFYMIVGLVQADQGRVLIDDLDVSHQPMHGRARAGIGYLPQEASIFRKLSVADNIMAILETRKELDAAARRKELESLLQEFHITHIRDSLGMSLSGGERRRVEIARALATSPKFILLDEPFAGVDPISVGDIKQIIHHLKAKGIGVLITDHNVRETLDICETAYIVNDGQLIAEGDAETILANQLVKEVYLGHEFRL, encoded by the coding sequence ATGGCGACGCTTAAAGCCCAGCACCTGGCCAAGAGCTACAAGAGCCGCCAGGTCGTACGCGATGTCAGCCTGTCCATCGACAGCGGTCAGATCGTCGGCCTGCTGGGCCCCAATGGCGCCGGCAAGACGACCTGCTTCTACATGATTGTCGGCCTGGTCCAGGCCGACCAGGGCCGCGTACTGATCGACGACCTGGACGTCAGTCACCAGCCCATGCACGGCCGCGCCCGTGCCGGCATCGGCTATCTGCCACAGGAAGCCTCGATCTTCCGCAAGCTGAGCGTGGCCGACAACATCATGGCGATCCTCGAGACCCGCAAGGAACTCGATGCCGCCGCCCGCCGCAAGGAACTGGAAAGCCTCCTGCAGGAATTCCACATCACCCACATCCGCGACAGCCTCGGCATGAGCCTGTCCGGTGGTGAACGCCGCCGCGTGGAGATCGCCCGCGCCCTGGCCACCTCGCCGAAGTTCATCCTGCTCGACGAACCCTTCGCCGGTGTAGACCCGATTTCGGTCGGCGACATCAAGCAGATCATCCATCACCTCAAGGCCAAGGGCATCGGTGTCCTGATCACCGACCACAACGTGCGTGAGACCCTGGACATCTGCGAAACCGCCTACATCGTCAACGACGGCCAGCTGATCGCCGAAGGCGATGCCGAGACCATCCTGGCCAACCAGCTGGTGAAAGAGGTTTACCTGGGCCACGAATTCCGCCTCTGA
- a CDS encoding RNA polymerase factor sigma-54, whose product MKPSLVLRMGQQLTMTPQLQQAIRLLQLSTLDLQQEIQEALESNPMLERQEEGDDFDNSDPMADNVENKVTSEPQEPTFQETATTVDNLEEGDWNERIPNELPVDTAWEDIYQTSASSLPSSDDDDWDFTTRTSVGESLQSHLLWQLNVAPMSDTDRLIAVTLIDCINDQGYLEESLDELLEAFDPELDIELDEIEAVLHRIQQFEPAGVGARTLGECLLLQLRQLPAKTPWLSEAQRLVSDFIDLLGGRDYSQLMRRMKLKEDELRQVIELVQSLNPRPGSQIESSEPEYVVPDVIVRKDSDRWLVELNQEAVPRLRVNPQYAGFVRRADTSADNTFMRNQLQEARWFIKSLQSRNETLMKVATQIVEHQRGFLEYGDEAMKPLVLHDIAEAVGMHESTISRVTTQKFMHTPRGIYELKYFFSSHVSTSEGGECSSTAIRAIIKKLVAAENQKKPLSDSKIAGLLEAQGIQVARRTVAKYRESLGIAPSSERKRLM is encoded by the coding sequence ATGAAACCATCGCTAGTCTTGAGAATGGGCCAGCAGCTGACGATGACGCCGCAGCTGCAACAGGCCATCCGCTTGCTTCAGCTCTCGACCCTGGATCTGCAACAAGAGATCCAGGAAGCGCTGGAATCCAACCCGATGCTGGAACGCCAGGAAGAAGGCGACGACTTCGACAATTCCGACCCCATGGCGGACAACGTCGAGAACAAGGTGACCAGCGAGCCACAGGAACCGACCTTCCAGGAAACCGCCACCACGGTGGACAACCTCGAGGAAGGCGACTGGAACGAGCGCATCCCCAATGAGCTGCCGGTCGACACCGCCTGGGAAGACATCTACCAGACCAGTGCCAGCAGCCTGCCCAGCAGCGACGACGATGACTGGGACTTCACCACCCGCACCTCGGTCGGCGAGAGCCTGCAAAGCCATCTGCTCTGGCAGCTCAACGTCGCACCGATGTCCGACACCGATCGCCTGATCGCCGTCACCCTCATCGACTGCATCAACGACCAGGGCTACCTGGAAGAATCCCTCGACGAACTGCTGGAAGCCTTCGACCCGGAGCTGGATATCGAGCTCGATGAGATCGAGGCCGTGCTGCATCGCATCCAGCAGTTCGAACCGGCCGGGGTGGGGGCGCGCACCCTCGGCGAATGCCTGTTGCTGCAACTGCGCCAGCTGCCCGCCAAGACCCCTTGGCTGAGCGAAGCCCAGCGCCTGGTCAGCGACTTCATCGACCTGCTCGGCGGTCGCGACTATTCGCAGCTGATGCGGCGCATGAAGCTCAAGGAAGACGAACTGCGCCAGGTCATCGAACTGGTGCAGAGCCTCAACCCCCGCCCTGGTTCGCAGATCGAGTCCAGCGAGCCGGAGTACGTGGTGCCTGACGTGATCGTGCGCAAGGACAGCGACCGCTGGCTGGTGGAGCTGAACCAGGAGGCGGTGCCACGCCTGCGCGTCAACCCGCAGTACGCCGGTTTCGTACGCCGCGCCGACACCAGCGCCGACAACACCTTCATGCGCAACCAGTTGCAGGAAGCGCGCTGGTTCATCAAGAGCCTGCAGAGCCGCAACGAAACGCTGATGAAGGTCGCCACGCAGATCGTCGAGCACCAGCGCGGCTTCCTGGAGTACGGCGACGAAGCCATGAAACCGCTGGTCCTGCACGACATCGCCGAAGCGGTAGGCATGCACGAATCGACCATTTCCCGGGTCACCACGCAGAAGTTCATGCATACGCCACGCGGCATATACGAGTTGAAATACTTCTTCTCCAGCCACGTCAGCACCTCCGAAGGCGGCGAATGCTCGTCCACGGCGATCCGCGCCATCATCAAGAAACTGGTGGCCGCGGAAAATCAGAAAAAGCCATTGAGTGACAGCAAGATCGCTGGTTTACTGGAGGCACAAGGCATTCAAGTCGCCCGTCGCACCGTCGCCAAGTACCGCGAATCGCTGGGCATTGCACCCTCCAGCGAGCGCAAGCGGCTGATGTGA
- the hpf gene encoding ribosome hibernation-promoting factor, HPF/YfiA family has translation MQVNISGHQLEVTKPLREYVELKLKKLEGHYDKITNVQVTMTVEKLKQKIEATMHIPGGEVVANAEHDDMYAAIDLLTDKLDRQLLKHKEKQQSILKGATAR, from the coding sequence ATGCAAGTCAACATCAGTGGACACCAACTGGAAGTGACCAAGCCCCTGCGCGAATATGTGGAGCTCAAACTCAAGAAACTCGAAGGACATTACGACAAGATCACCAATGTCCAGGTCACCATGACGGTCGAGAAGCTGAAACAGAAAATCGAAGCCACGATGCATATCCCTGGTGGTGAAGTGGTGGCCAACGCCGAACATGACGACATGTATGCGGCCATCGACCTGCTCACCGACAAGCTCGACAGACAATTGCTCAAGCACAAGGAAAAGCAGCAAAGCATCCTCAAGGGTGCGACCGCTCGCTAA
- the ptsN gene encoding PTS IIA-like nitrogen regulatory protein PtsN: MIRLEDILTPGRSLVNVPGGSKKRVLEQIANLIGREVPQLEANTVFESLVAREKLGSTGFGNGIAIPHCRLANCSSPVSAVLHLETPVDFDAIDGAPVDLLFVLLVPEAATNEHLELLRQIASMLDRDEVRRQLRAAPSSDALYQAVLKELKGH; encoded by the coding sequence ATGATCCGACTTGAAGATATCCTGACCCCCGGCCGTTCCCTGGTGAACGTGCCGGGCGGCAGCAAGAAGCGCGTACTCGAACAGATTGCCAACCTGATCGGCCGTGAAGTACCGCAACTCGAAGCCAATACCGTATTCGAAAGCCTCGTGGCCCGTGAAAAGCTCGGCTCCACGGGCTTTGGCAATGGCATTGCCATTCCCCACTGCCGCCTCGCCAACTGCTCATCGCCGGTCAGTGCGGTGCTGCACCTGGAAACCCCGGTCGACTTCGACGCCATCGACGGCGCGCCCGTCGACCTGCTGTTCGTGCTGCTGGTCCCCGAGGCTGCCACCAACGAGCACCTCGAACTGCTGCGCCAGATCGCCAGCATGCTCGACCGCGACGAGGTCCGCCGGCAGCTGCGCGCCGCGCCAAGCAGCGATGCGCTGTACCAGGCAGTGCTGAAAGAACTCAAGGGCCATTGA
- the rapZ gene encoding RNase adapter RapZ, translating into MSPRMIVVSGRSGSGKSTALDMLEDNGFYCVDNLPAGLLPELAERALLNTEQTEPLLAVSIDARNMPSHLSRFPQILEELRARHIQCDVLYLDADDATLLKRFSETRRRHPLSSSQRSLAEAIHDESLLLGPIVDLADLKINTTHLNLYQLRDTIKLRLLNKPEPGTAFLIESFGFKRGMPVDADLVFDVRCLPNPYWKPELREHSGLDPVVAEYLAAQPDVEEMFQDIFAYLNKWLPRFAASNRSYVTIAIGCTGGHHRSVYLTERLGQILQQTLKNVQVRHRDLS; encoded by the coding sequence ATGAGCCCGCGCATGATCGTCGTCAGTGGTCGTTCCGGTTCCGGCAAGAGCACTGCGCTCGACATGCTGGAAGACAACGGTTTCTACTGCGTCGACAATCTGCCAGCGGGCCTGCTGCCCGAGCTGGCGGAACGCGCACTGCTCAACACCGAACAGACCGAGCCGCTGCTGGCGGTCTCGATCGACGCGCGCAACATGCCCAGCCATCTGAGCCGCTTTCCGCAGATCCTGGAAGAACTCCGCGCCCGACATATCCAGTGCGACGTGCTCTACCTGGACGCCGATGATGCCACCCTGCTCAAGCGTTTTTCGGAAACCCGTCGCCGCCATCCGTTGAGCAGCTCGCAGCGCTCCCTGGCCGAAGCCATCCACGACGAGAGCCTGCTGCTCGGCCCGATCGTCGACCTGGCCGACCTGAAGATCAACACCACGCACCTGAACCTTTACCAGCTGCGCGACACCATCAAGTTGCGCCTGCTGAACAAGCCGGAACCCGGCACCGCGTTTCTCATCGAATCCTTCGGCTTCAAGCGCGGCATGCCGGTGGATGCCGATCTGGTGTTCGACGTGCGATGTCTGCCCAACCCTTACTGGAAGCCGGAGCTGCGCGAGCATTCCGGTCTGGACCCGGTGGTGGCCGAGTACCTGGCAGCGCAGCCAGACGTAGAAGAGATGTTCCAGGACATCTTCGCCTATCTGAACAAATGGCTGCCGCGCTTCGCGGCCAGCAACCGTTCCTATGTCACCATTGCCATTGGCTGCACCGGCGGGCACCACCGCTCGGTCTACCTGACCGAACGCCTGGGCCAGATCCTGCAACAAACACTCAAGAACGTTCAGGTCCGTCACCGCGACCTCAGCTGA
- a CDS encoding HPr family phosphocarrier protein has translation MPVRQITIINKLGLHARAAAKFVGVAGKFPCQIKVGRSPESLVDGKSIMAVMMLAAGKGTDIHLFAEGEQDEQALDGLVELINNKFDEGE, from the coding sequence ATGCCCGTTCGTCAAATCACCATCATCAACAAACTGGGCCTGCACGCCCGGGCCGCTGCCAAGTTCGTCGGCGTGGCCGGCAAGTTCCCCTGCCAGATCAAGGTCGGCCGCTCGCCGGAGAGCCTGGTGGACGGCAAGAGCATCATGGCCGTCATGATGCTGGCCGCTGGCAAGGGCACCGACATCCACCTGTTCGCCGAAGGCGAACAGGACGAGCAGGCTCTCGATGGCCTGGTCGAGCTGATCAACAACAAGTTCGATGAAGGCGAGTGA
- a CDS encoding superoxide dismutase, which yields MPYTLPALPYAYEALEPHVDTQTMQIHHTKHHQTYIDNINKAIAGTEYESLPVEELVARVNSLPENLRPVVINHGGGHANHSLFWTVMKPQGGGQPSGVLAQAIDTQLGGFEAFKSAFTDAAVKRFGSGWAWLSVTPEKKLVVEHSANQDSPLMHGNTPILGLDVWEHAYYLKYQNRRAEYIGAFYNVINWDEVARRYQAALG from the coding sequence ATGCCCTATACCTTGCCTGCACTGCCCTACGCCTACGAGGCGCTGGAGCCGCACGTCGACACGCAAACCATGCAGATCCACCACACCAAGCACCACCAGACCTACATCGATAACATCAACAAGGCCATCGCCGGCACCGAGTACGAGTCGCTGCCGGTCGAAGAGCTGGTGGCCAGGGTCAACAGCCTGCCGGAAAACCTGCGCCCGGTGGTCATCAACCACGGCGGCGGGCACGCCAACCACTCGCTGTTCTGGACCGTGATGAAGCCCCAGGGCGGTGGCCAGCCAAGCGGTGTGCTGGCCCAGGCCATCGATACGCAACTGGGCGGCTTCGAAGCCTTCAAGAGTGCGTTCACCGACGCGGCGGTCAAGCGCTTCGGCAGCGGCTGGGCCTGGCTGAGCGTTACCCCAGAGAAAAAACTGGTGGTCGAGCACAGCGCGAACCAGGACAGCCCGCTGATGCACGGCAACACGCCGATCCTGGGCCTGGATGTCTGGGAGCACGCCTACTACCTGAAGTACCAGAACCGCCGCGCCGAATACATCGGTGCCTTCTACAACGTCATCAATTGGGATGAAGTGGCGCGCCGCTACCAGGCAGCGCTGGGCTGA